From Lasioglossum baleicum chromosome 16, iyLasBale1, whole genome shotgun sequence:
TTCTATTTctcgcaatcgacgcagacaattcttattttgcataacaatcCGCTGTTTACATATTAGTTTCTATAAAATGGATACttgtcaaatataatcattgaaacattattggcaTTATCGAGACCCATAAATCGAGACTTGgtcattgaaattgactcggattcgtgagtataatattgaacttgatcccatccctacttcTGGCCTCGTCTGATCCGTTGCCTCTCTCGGTCTGGTCTAGTCTCGACTCGACTctactcgtctcgtctcgtctcctgGCGGCCTTCCGCGCCTCTGGCAGATCGGCAGACAGCAGTCTGACTGTCTGGTTGCCGGGCAACGCGCCGCTGCCCGTCGCCGTCGATCAGAGAGGGTGAACTCAGCGATAGTTACGTGCCGCACCATGCACGAGCAAAAATGCCCGCATCCACGGGACATGGTGCACCCTCGGAGGAGCCGGTGCAAGCCGCCGCAACACCCTCCCGATATTTCggaaattattatttcctaTCGTCATGGTCCCAGAGACCTCTTCGCTACGGGTACTTCCGAACACGCGAGCCGAGAAGGGTAACGTCGTGGTCGAAGAGGGTTGACGGAACACACATGCGGGTCCGCACTTGCACGAGCAGGTGGAACCGTGTCTCGCTTTATCGATGCCCCACTTCACTTTTTTCTCCCAAGCAGATAATTAGCAATTACGGCGGCTTCCTCTGCGACGATAGGGGTTGTTGCGTGCCCCCGAATTAGCAATCCCCGTGCGAAAGAAATTACTACGACTCTCCCCTGTTCCTCCGAGAACAAGCTTGCTCGGCAGACGTTCCCATCGCCCGCTACCTCTGCACGACCAAGCCGTTCGTGTGGGTGTTAAAGGTTAAAGTCGTATGCAGCCGAGACAATTCCGAGACGCGCCAGTAGCATAGAAATCCGCGGGGTTAAATTTAGGTGACTCCGTTCCCCGGAATACAGACCGGTGGTTACAACTCCGGCCTCTCTGTCCGGCGCGATCGATCGACGCTTCCGATTCCAGAAGCGGGAGCCGATAAAAGGGAAGACTGCAGAAGAACGCACGAAATTCCCGGCTGCCACTTAGCACCGCATCGACACCAACCACAACCCTAACAGCAGCGTCGATACTCCTCTTTTTAATGGCAATACGCTGATGTTGGCTGGTGTCGTGGGTACGGACGCATTACTGTCACGTCACGCGATATTCTCAGAGTGCGAGCAACGTATATATATGCATTATTATTTCCAGCGTGTGTGATAAAAGACGATAGTAATGTGTCTTTGAGTGCGCGACATGGAAATCACTTTGCCCGACAACGTCTTTGACGAACAACGATTTTAACCGACGACAGTATTATCCGATGATAGTAACATCATTAGACAACAACGTTAACCAACTGCATCTAACTTCTTACAGTGTaatgattatatttttgtagaaaagTAAAAGTGTCAGTGCAGAATAGTTAAATAAAATAACAGCACCATTTTTACAAACAATATTACTATCGGATAATACTGTCGTTGACTAAAATAGTGTGTATTGATGGTACACGTTAGAGTAGCCATTTAGGCTTAGCACCACCAGTGGTACACGCTGACATATTTATTTAGTGCGCTAAGAACAtctattttataacaagtttaatCATATAAAAAATGGAGTATAGAAGAAAGCACATAAGTTTGTTTAACTGTCGAGCAAAATCGGCTCGGCACGGGACGTGTTAAATTTGACGACGGTCAaagtcgttgtcggttaaagccGTTGTCGGTGATCTTCATGGGTCCTTACGTCGTCACGTGATATTCTCAGAGTGCGAGCCTCGTGTATGCATTATGATTCCCAGTGTACGCGATAAAAGGCGATGGTAATGCGTCTTCGAGTGTGCGACATCGATGAATCGCGAATGTGTCGGTGCGCCCGACGAAATCTCGGGCTTTCGGTAAGTTGGCTTCGTTCTCACGAGGAATCGTTCTGCCAGCGAGAGGTGCAATGCCCCCTGAATGAATCGCACCGTTGCCATACGGTAGCGCATCGCGTGAATATTGCAACGCTAATTGCTCGAAGACGCAGCGGCGCGCGGGTTCTCTCGATCGACGACAACGCCGAGCGTCGGGTAATAATACGAAAGTTATTAATGGTCCGAGTCAATGGTCGGCCGATGTGAGATCATTCTATCGGCAGTCGGCGCACGTGGGTGTATTAATGGCAAGGATGGCCGTGTAGCGAAATAACGACGGTGCTGCGACGAGCTACCGCGACGTGGCCTGTCGCGCGATCAATGCGTTTGATGCATCGACGCCTTCGAAAAATGCATAGCGGCCGGAATGGCATGGCATGGCACGGCGACGCGTCGAGGAGCGTCAATATTTAGAAGAACCCGGCATTGTACACCGAGATCGGACGCGGCACGAAAATACATCGACCGGCTCGCGTTTACACGGCTACGCGTTACAACAACATTCCTTTGTTAGAAACCAATTCCTTGGCCAATAAGGTTCGACTGTGTGTGACTCATAACGCAACCGTTCAGTGACTCAGAGCTTGGAGATTGTTAGCAATGTCTCCCGGGAAGACGTGGCATCGGAACCTGAATCATGAGAATATCGCCGCGACCGTCGGATACCGATATACCTGCTCCTCCATGCTCGCCCTACAACCAAAACGAAATACCAGGATTGAAGACTGCCATTTTTCCGAAAATTCTAATATTGCTGTCTGGAGCAACGTTGGATATGCGATTTCCTCAATCAAATCCTACTCTCCTGTAACATTTGCAATTTATATCGTCCAACGTTGTTCCAGCCAACAGTTCAATAATTAACCCttaacctttctgtatttaacatgttttcacaaattctcattatatgGAGACCGAATGGACactcagagaaattttgtaatattttttagaggagcattaacaaattgttgataaAAATACgattgactacacaagggttaaggttaaattgtaaaaaaatctgacacgcaGCGTTGCATTCGAACGCCAATGCAATCAAACGAGGCTGAAAGTCCCCTGACGGTTGGTTACAATTTGAGTGAGTCACAAGACGATCTTCCAAGTTTTACACGGACTCTCcggaatttccatttcaacactTGCATCCTTATTTTCATTCCAGTCATCAATCCGTTAATCTTGCCGGGGAAATTGCGTTCGGTGCCGGTCACTGCCGGTAGAAAAAGACGCGGCGAGACTTGTAGCCGGTTCCGGGCGAACCTGCGTCGAAATGTaatgatattaaaatattgcaatttattcGGAATAATATGTACATGATGGTCACGCAGCGAGAAGACGCGATAAGATTAAAAACTGAAAATCCGGCACCTGCTGGCTTCTCAACGACCCAAATATTTCCGGATTCACCTTGTAATACCCGAATGTTCCGTACGGTTGGGTCACTTAACGATTCTTCGTACAGCTGTTCGCGACGATCTTTTCTTTCTCGTAGGCGCAGAGTCCGTTTCCTGTAAGAAACGCCCTTTATCGCACGAAACGATCGATGACCGTCGTAAAGCGACCGTTAGGCCTCTGTCCCGGCGGTTCTTACCTGCAGAACGTACGTCGAGAATTATACTAGTGACCCCCGAGCTCGTTTAGATTTCTGCCGGGATTCTAAACGCTTTAGTAAACGGGTCCCatgaaaatcaccgacacagttaTCACCGGCAATATTTCACCGGCAATATTTCACCGACAACGACTTTATagtgtaataataattaaactgcagatgttcatgcattttccaatttatgTCGACAGATTTTGAGAAagaggaattaaataaaatcacatTTTCAATGGAAAAACTTTGTAGATCGAAAACAAATGGAGATTGTACAAGATTCTATCGAGTTTTATATTCTAACCTTTTTTTAACGTTTTCATAAGCCGTAAAtgtgcgtaaagatccgcagtctagtgataattatatttttatacagaaGTAAAAGTGCAGAAAAAATGTCAGCACTATCTTTAGTAGTTAGATCCTTACCAaacgtaaacataaacgtaaaagtagTATACAGCGTACACTGCTCGGACGATGAAAGAGTCGGTGGTTTGTTTTAAGTAAAAAATATCGTTTTATTCGAAATACGTAAATTTGTCGTTATAAAGCAAAACATTAGCGTAAATGCTAAAATTAATGCTACTCGTCGAAGTATTCGTACAGTTTAATCATTCTCAACCTTACAGTTAAAATCCTTACCAATCGTAATGCTTACTCTCAAATTGTCAATACATCATCTGTACACAAACGCACTGTAAAACATTACACGCTCTCTCATACGTATACTATTTGTACAATAAAAGTTCGCTATCGTGTAAAATGAGCGTGTGTTTGTATCGTTTATTCGGTTTATATTCCGTGTCCCAATGAATTTTTGTTCGGTGAACTCGTGTTCCCGTGGCTACGTCGGAGTCCCCTATGATACGCTCGAACCGTTAACATTTAtgtttatgtatatgtatactatgaTATAGCTCCGTTGTCAAAATATTGTTCCGACATCCGAGCACGAGTCAACTTACGACTTAACGACATTTGGAGTTCACTTTTTTCGAGTATGCAATTCGTACAGCAGAAAAACGACACACATGTATAGTCTGTCTCGCAATCTAAACGTAACGTATCACATCCTGTAAACTGTAACACCTCAAGCATGATCCGGAtcgttataaaatcattttataaattCCAGCAAGCCACATAAAGGAGGTACACAAGTGCGAACAAGCTCTATATTTCATGTCAATTGAAATTCGTACAGATCGCACGTCCGGCATTCAACGTGTTTACATAAATATCGTTTGCATTCGGTTGTAGGTATTCCGgttataaaatcaaataaactATAGCGACCGAAAGTGATACCTTGCGACAGGACAGTTGGAGTCGTTAAATGTAAAAGCTTAATTCTTGCGGATATCTCGGTGCGTTTTACTCGAAGATGACGACCGATCGGATCGAATTAACGTGTTCACGGTCGTTTCGCCGAAAACAATTGCATAATACTCCGTTTAAATCAAACGAAAAGCATAAAAAAGACGTGGTATAATCGGTTCCGATTTTCCAATGTTTACTACCTGCACGTTATCTGCAAAGTATTAACTATCCTCAAGCGGTTGACTAGACGTATATCTAACGCAGTAGATAATCCAGCTATCACTTTCTATGCATGGGTATCATATGTATATGTTCAGCGACTATGTGGGAACAGAGACGCGACGAAGCTATACACAAAACTTAATACAGTTCGTCCAAAGGTATGCAGATCCTCGTACAAAGAAATTATTCTGTATATatataactatatatatatatggtaaaaagaagaaatagttcacaataaaaaatcgaacgtttttttattgtgaattcgatttattttattttacattttataagAAGAAAAATAAGCTTATCtttattattgtttttttttacataCTTTGCAAAGGAATGTGTAGATAGTAAACAAGTAAAAGGTAGTTAAAATTTCTGTTAAATATACGCTTTATACAGCATGAACTCACCGTTTCACAATAATCTTGTTTTATTAAACGTCTTTCAAGCGTGTTGCCTAAATCAAGGATCCTGGAAGATCTTTGCTGTTCTCTTAATTTCAATGTTCTTCATCAGATTTACGCTAGAATATATCAACGATATAAACGTGCAAAATTTCGTAAGGCCACATTCACGGATTTTGCTGTTTCCGCCCTGCAAAATAACATTaacatttcattaatatttacgtatatgtatttattttatatacacatTCGTACACCAGAATTTGTTACTGTACCTTGTAACCGTACTATGAAAATCAAATAGTTGCTCCGGTTGAGCCGTGGGAGAACCGCCCGCGTTTTGCGCCGGCATCGTCTTGATGGCTTCTTCTAGACACTTCGACAGCAACTAAACAGGAAAAATGATCCTCGTTGAAGAAGAGGTCACTGCCACAATTTCTATTCGAGTTCTATCGTTGACTTACCTCTCTATTAGATAGGGACAATTCAACGAAGACGTCTGCCACGTCGGACAGCATGTAAGAAGACAACGAGAACACCGACGCGTGCAACAATCTCATAACTAAAGTTTGTCCTTTTTCTCGCAATATACGTTGCACCAATTCTCTTCGCATCGAGTAGTCGCTTCGGTTCTGAAGTAGAACAATGAGAAAATCGATGTTTATACGATAACAAAATTCAATAGCGTTGATCTCGAAACATTACCTCATTGTTACGGCCGCAATGGAAAAGGTCGTAAAAGAATTTCATCACCGAAACATTTGCGTCCCTATGGTCTAAACTGCAGGCCATTAAGGCACAGTCGATTATACTACCTATTATAGCCGAGTGTAGAAAGGGAATGGGAGCCCTTTGTAAGAACCTGTTGACGAGAAATCGTATTTATTCAAGGACAAGCCCCGAAGGACTATTACTATTTTCCTAATCTGGTGTAGAATAATACATCGGGTTTCGTACCTGGCGCATAATCTAAAAAGGTCGTCCACCGTGTCTGGATGATTTTTCAATCCGTCCTGTTGTTGGAGAAGATTAAAGGTAGGCCCGATAAATGCTTCTAGCATCGCTAACAAACCGGAAACGCATTCCGGATCGATGGCGTATTCGTCGACTAATATTGAACCGAGGTATAAAAAACAGCTGTGTTGATGAGCCGAGTATAATTGCACGATCTGAAAGTTGATACAGCCCGTTGAAGTGGAGAACTGCGTTagaatgattactagactgcggatttttatgcgtttacgaaaaaattggctgggtgaaatataaaacagtgaaaaattcgAACAATTTAAActgtttttaaaatgttttcagGTGTAAAAGACTATTAGGagatgaaatgaatttgtatttaacacctgctgcccacaatcgctgctgaacatttttactttgcataaagagatccgcagtctgatttgaaaataaaattcaatttatacAATTAGAGAAGAATGCAGCACAGTTTGCGACAGCTATGAAAATCTGGCAGGAACttacgcaatcatctaatattatgGATACGGACCTGTTTGACGAGCGGTTCGAGAAGATGGGCGGAATGTTTTCCTACGCAACGCACTGCGAATCTCAAACAACGACAGCATCTTTCAATCACTTTCGCATCCTGTTGATATGTTGTACATACATTCGACAGTATCGGCCACATCTGTCATCGATAAAACATACAAACAATGAGAAACATTCAGATCCCACGTTATCGGGCGAtattaatttgttaatgttaCGTTTCCAAGACCTACTTCGGTAACGGCGCTCTGACAAGGATGAGGTTCGTTAGGGTCATCGATTCGAAGGTCAGTATGCCTAAATATAACAGCTAATCTATCTAGCCATATCAAAGGATCAGTCTTTGTTCCTATTTCAATTGGAATTCTACGTTCCATGATTTCGCAGAGCGGCCTAGCTTGGAACCAACATAATTCTTTCATTGCTTGAGTAATTTCGTCGCGCGGTAAGCTAGACATGATTATTGCTACGCCTATTGCAGAATAAAATGCATCAAAAAATGTTCCTCTCGGTAATTTCCTTTTGTCGAAGTAATGTGTATAGTCTTACCCTTCAGTAAACCGATGGCTGCATCATTGCTGATGGCGAAACTGTCGAGGGAACGTGCGATTTGCAACAATCCTGGAAAATGCGAGGCCATGTGCATAGGACAAGCTGTACATATACTCAATAATGCACCGCAGGCCGCGCTTCCTAAACCTTTTTGACTTAGGCAGGTCAGGAGGAAATTTAAAACAGGTTCTAGAACGATTTAAAAGATTTGTTAGTGTTGCATCAATCGCTACAACGATAGAAAAGTTTACCTAGGGATTGCGGATGATTATCTATCCATTCGCAGAGTTCTCCTAATAAAAGAATACTCGTATGGCGTACAGCTATGTGTGTGTTCTCGGGTAAATTTAAGATTGCTTCTACCACTTTTGGAACTACATCGTTTTCTTTTCTGCAAATAGAACA
This genomic window contains:
- the Tnpo-sr gene encoding transportin 3, with protein sequence MELPPDLETVYQAVYSLYNYSDPSKTSQWLDELQKSVFAWKIANEMLVQKRDVHSCYFAAQTMRTKIQLCFQELPADAHVALRDSLMNHISQTNENTDLAIVTQLCLALADLALQMSSWQKPVVDLINRFGGSTSNLWPLLEVMTVLPEEVNSRSLRLGANRRQHILQELNASADTVTEFFKMCLKNGGDSIHIRATILRCFTSWIAVHAIPLVPTSDVIVYTLQILGNHITVSPLHEAAADCICVILQVLEEDSNSNRDNNSESTIQLQQLQLWLFTSVIALEQPYHLSVACEDMDKSVNYCRIFTELAETFLETMINGCVGGKQHYAIKILDLVLVCVGHHDYEVAQITFNLWYRLSEILYQRNSDDLNAVFRPHIERLIGALCRHCQMEPDHLGLVEEGAGGEDFADFRNRVSELIKDVVFVVGSSHCFRQMFSSLTGGPSPQGQPNHVPTWDSTEAALFVMQAVAKNILPKENDVVPKVVEAILNLPENTHIAVRHTSILLLGELCEWIDNHPQSLEPVLNFLLTCLSQKGLGSAACGALLSICTACPMHMASHFPGLLQIARSLDSFAISNDAAIGLLKGVAIIMSSLPRDEITQAMKELCWFQARPLCEIMERRIPIEIGTKTDPLIWLDRLAVIFRHTDLRIDDPNEPHPCQSAVTEMWPILSNVCTTYQQDAKVIERCCRCLRFAVRCVGKHSAHLLEPLVKQIVQLYSAHQHSCFLYLGSILVDEYAIDPECVSGLLAMLEAFIGPTFNLLQQQDGLKNHPDTVDDLFRLCARFLQRAPIPFLHSAIIGSIIDCALMACSLDHRDANVSVMKFFYDLFHCGRNNENRSDYSMRRELVQRILREKGQTLVMRLLHASVFSLSSYMLSDVADVFVELSLSNRELLSKCLEEAIKTMPAQNAGGSPTAQPEQLFDFHSTVTRAETAKSVNVALRNFARLYR